Proteins encoded together in one Cyanobacterium sp. T60_A2020_053 window:
- a CDS encoding cation transporter: MHSDNYRQLEQKSIYLSIGTTFIMSIFGISFGIWIQSDAVMLDGFFNMVNFIMASASLWIIWLTQKSENKVFNFGYAGFVPLLNLCKGLLMFGVSLFALTSAIGALFHGGRPSNTGIAVLYAVIASVVCLVVAFIQNILAKKTNSPIVNVDAKNWLINGMISVAVGVSFSIATFLGKTDFDWLVPYADPTIVTILVLIAFPIPIMIISGSLKQLMLGSASPEIQNTINGMIADSLTNFPCQRYALRMTEVGNSLYLHFYWLLPVGAQDVTIATMDGWRVHLTDPLLQKYPNMTVDIIFTQNEPWFLSMNDERGVNSIEVTS, translated from the coding sequence ATGCATAGCGATAATTATCGTCAATTAGAACAAAAGTCGATTTATCTTTCTATCGGTACAACATTTATAATGTCAATTTTTGGCATTAGTTTTGGTATCTGGATTCAATCGGATGCGGTAATGTTAGACGGATTTTTCAACATGGTGAATTTCATCATGGCTTCTGCTTCTTTGTGGATTATTTGGTTAACCCAAAAATCTGAAAATAAGGTTTTTAATTTTGGTTATGCTGGTTTTGTCCCTTTACTCAATCTCTGTAAGGGTTTATTGATGTTTGGGGTATCTCTTTTTGCTCTTACCTCAGCCATTGGTGCGTTGTTTCACGGTGGGCGCCCGTCAAACACGGGGATAGCAGTTCTCTATGCCGTCATAGCGTCTGTTGTGTGCCTCGTGGTTGCCTTCATTCAGAACATTTTGGCAAAAAAGACCAATTCGCCCATTGTTAACGTGGACGCTAAAAATTGGTTGATTAACGGTATGATTTCCGTGGCAGTGGGGGTATCATTTTCCATTGCGACATTTTTAGGAAAAACTGATTTTGATTGGCTTGTGCCTTATGCTGACCCCACCATCGTTACAATTTTGGTGTTAATTGCTTTTCCCATACCCATTATGATCATTTCTGGTAGTCTAAAACAGTTGATGCTTGGTTCGGCTTCTCCTGAGATTCAAAATACTATTAACGGTATGATTGCCGATAGTTTGACTAATTTTCCTTGTCAGCGATACGCACTGAGAATGACGGAAGTGGGTAATTCTCTTTATTTACACTTTTATTGGTTGTTGCCTGTGGGGGCGCAGGATGTGACGATAGCGACTATGGATGGGTGGAGGGTGCACCTCACCGATCCATTATTACAGAAGTATCCTAACATGACGGTGGATATTATTTTCACGCAAAATGAGCCTTGGTTTTTGTCCATGAATGATGAAAGGGGGGTTAATTCCATTGAGGTAACAAGTTAG
- a CDS encoding YccF domain-containing protein, which translates to MTLLGNVIWLIFGGFISGVGYILGGLSLCLTIIGIPFGWQTIKLGVATMTPFGKKDMVSPDYSNPINTIFNVIWLFLFGWEIALSHLIHGLILAITIIGLPFAKQHFKLIPIALFPFGRDLA; encoded by the coding sequence ATGACTTTACTTGGCAATGTTATTTGGTTAATTTTTGGTGGTTTTATTAGTGGTGTGGGTTATATTCTGGGTGGTTTAAGTCTTTGCTTAACTATTATTGGTATTCCCTTCGGATGGCAAACCATCAAGTTAGGAGTAGCAACCATGACACCTTTTGGTAAAAAAGACATGGTTTCTCCTGATTACTCTAACCCTATTAACACAATTTTTAATGTAATTTGGTTATTTTTATTTGGCTGGGAAATAGCTTTATCTCACCTGATTCATGGCTTAATTTTGGCCATTACAATTATTGGTTTACCGTTTGCAAAACAACATTTTAAATTAATTCCGATTGCTTTATTTCCCTTTGGAAGAGATTTAGCTTAG
- the radA gene encoding DNA repair protein RadA, with the protein MAKTKTVYICNVCASESLQWFGKCPTCDTYGSLEEQVINPNNNVGASFSRAGWQSKTRNNSQRETEAKPRASVKFSDITEEEQPRIESGYHELDRVLGGGIVPGSLVLIGGDPGIGKSTLLLQTANQLSLRLPRILYVSAEESGQQIKLRATRLQVGALHHQPQESEQHKQNGNGKKTTENGTGKAQTIASQPNLYVMPETDLEEILKELESLKPQVAIIDSIQTLHFSSITSAPGSVSQVRECTSALMQVAKRESITLFIVGHVTKEGAIAGPRVLEHLVDTVLYFEGDRYASHRLLRSVKNRFGATHEIGIFEMVDHGLVEVSNPSELFLSSRDEQAPGTATIVSCEGTRSIVVELQALVSPTSYTSPRRSTTGVDYNRLQQILAVLEKRVGIPLSKLDAYMASAGGLGVEEPAADLGMAIALVASFRDRVVDPRTVLIGEIGLGGQVRLVSQMELRLKEAAKLGFRRAIVPKGQTYPSDLGLDIVTVGRVIDAIVVAIPNNQQPVTDPEEEMEG; encoded by the coding sequence ATGGCAAAAACAAAAACTGTTTATATCTGTAATGTCTGTGCCTCAGAATCTCTACAATGGTTTGGAAAATGCCCCACTTGCGATACTTACGGTAGTTTGGAAGAACAGGTCATTAACCCCAATAATAACGTAGGAGCTAGTTTTAGTCGAGCTGGCTGGCAATCCAAAACGAGAAATAATAGCCAAAGGGAAACGGAAGCAAAACCAAGGGCATCGGTTAAATTTTCTGACATTACCGAAGAAGAACAACCGCGCATCGAGTCAGGTTATCATGAATTAGACCGAGTTTTGGGGGGAGGTATTGTCCCCGGTTCATTAGTTCTCATTGGTGGGGATCCGGGTATTGGTAAATCAACTCTTTTATTGCAAACCGCCAACCAATTATCTTTACGTTTACCTCGTATTTTATATGTATCGGCTGAAGAGTCAGGACAGCAAATCAAATTACGGGCTACTCGTTTACAGGTAGGCGCCCTCCACCATCAACCACAAGAGTCAGAACAACATAAGCAGAATGGTAATGGGAAAAAAACCACTGAAAACGGCACAGGCAAAGCCCAAACCATCGCCTCACAACCTAATCTCTATGTCATGCCAGAAACTGATTTAGAGGAAATTCTCAAGGAATTAGAATCCCTCAAGCCTCAAGTGGCAATTATTGACAGTATTCAAACCCTCCATTTTTCTTCCATCACTTCAGCGCCCGGCTCCGTTTCCCAAGTGCGCGAATGTACTTCTGCATTAATGCAAGTGGCAAAAAGGGAAAGTATTACCTTATTTATTGTCGGTCATGTCACGAAGGAGGGCGCTATTGCCGGACCAAGAGTTTTAGAACATTTAGTGGATACAGTGCTATATTTTGAGGGAGATCGCTATGCTTCCCATCGTTTATTAAGGTCTGTCAAAAATCGTTTTGGTGCAACCCACGAAATCGGTATTTTTGAAATGGTCGATCATGGTTTAGTGGAAGTTTCCAACCCGTCCGAATTATTTTTAAGTAGTCGAGACGAACAAGCGCCCGGCACCGCCACCATCGTATCCTGTGAAGGCACGAGGTCTATTGTCGTAGAATTACAGGCTTTAGTAAGCCCCACCAGTTATACATCCCCACGCCGTTCTACCACTGGCGTTGACTACAACCGTTTACAACAAATTTTAGCAGTATTAGAAAAACGAGTGGGCATTCCCCTTTCCAAATTAGATGCTTATATGGCTTCAGCCGGAGGGTTAGGGGTAGAAGAACCGGCAGCCGATTTGGGCATGGCAATCGCTTTGGTGGCTAGTTTTCGAGATCGAGTAGTCGATCCGCGCACGGTGTTAATTGGCGAGATCGGCTTGGGGGGGCAAGTGCGCTTGGTTTCCCAAATGGAATTAAGGTTAAAAGAAGCGGCCAAACTGGGGTTTCGGCGCGCTATCGTACCAAAAGGGCAAACTTATCCCAGTGATCTTGGTTTAGATATTGTTACCGTTGGTCGAGTTATTGATGCTATCGTGGTGGCAATTCCTAATAATCAACAACCTGTTACCGATCCAGAGGAAGAAATGGAAGGATAG
- a CDS encoding flavodoxin domain-containing protein, whose translation MTTVSLKNQNINIRDVQVEKIADDTTVFRCRTWDRLKFEVEYARQKGTTANSYLIQGEKTALIDPPGESFTHIFLEQLQKYWDLAKLDYLILGHINANRMTTLKSILEIAPHLEVICSKPAAKSLKTVFPQWKDKFLTANSDVDLGQGHLLQFMPVATPRWPDGLFTYDPLTAILFTDKFFGVHVCGDTLWDDDWKQLDRDRRYYFDCLHSNQIKQVETTLQKLKLFQTKYYAPNHGPIIRYSLSRLTYDYRQWCQEQQNKTLTVALFYASAYGNTTKLAHSIAQGLSGQEVAVQLINCEIATPEEMTGAVQWADGLIIGSPTLGGHAPVQIQTALGIILNTANKNKLAGVFGSYGWSGEAVDIIEGKLRDANYRFGGETLRVRFTPTEEDLIKAEKLGSDFAQTLQKFKKNRPITLESSSSLSSARTEQAVNRIIGSLCVVTFQEGESDWAILTSNISQASFTPPGIMFSVSEEQKGQLFGEIGKGFVVNILREGRNVRHYFDPRWAVSSQSFTPLETQRANNDCLIFTEALAHLECTVEQVMPLEGKWLIYARVNHGDLLETNGVTAIVHSH comes from the coding sequence ATGACAACTGTAAGTTTAAAGAACCAAAATATTAATATCCGTGATGTTCAAGTAGAAAAAATTGCTGATGATACTACAGTTTTTAGGTGTCGTACTTGGGATCGTCTTAAATTTGAGGTGGAATATGCACGACAAAAAGGCACTACGGCTAATTCTTATTTAATTCAGGGGGAGAAAACCGCTTTAATTGATCCACCTGGGGAATCATTTACCCATATCTTTTTAGAGCAATTACAAAAATATTGGGATTTAGCAAAGTTAGATTATCTAATTTTGGGTCATATTAATGCTAATCGCATGACTACTTTAAAAAGTATTTTAGAAATTGCCCCTCATCTTGAAGTTATTTGTTCTAAACCGGCGGCTAAAAGTTTAAAAACTGTTTTTCCTCAATGGAAGGATAAATTTTTGACGGCTAACTCTGATGTGGATTTAGGGCAAGGACACTTATTACAGTTTATGCCTGTGGCAACGCCTCGTTGGCCTGATGGTTTATTTACTTATGATCCTCTTACTGCCATTCTTTTCACGGATAAGTTTTTTGGGGTTCATGTTTGTGGTGATACTCTTTGGGATGATGATTGGAAGCAATTAGATAGGGATCGGCGTTATTATTTTGACTGTCTTCATAGTAATCAAATTAAGCAGGTAGAAACAACATTACAAAAGTTAAAACTTTTTCAAACTAAGTATTACGCGCCGAATCATGGACCGATAATTCGTTATAGTCTCAGTCGTTTAACTTATGATTATCGTCAGTGGTGTCAAGAGCAACAAAATAAGACTTTAACTGTAGCTTTGTTTTATGCTTCTGCTTATGGTAATACAACTAAATTAGCGCACTCCATCGCTCAAGGACTATCAGGGCAAGAGGTTGCTGTTCAATTAATTAATTGTGAGATAGCGACTCCTGAAGAGATGACGGGCGCTGTTCAATGGGCGGATGGTTTAATTATTGGTTCTCCTACTCTGGGAGGTCACGCGCCGGTACAGATTCAAACGGCTTTAGGAATTATTCTTAATACTGCTAATAAAAATAAGTTAGCAGGAGTATTTGGTTCTTATGGCTGGAGTGGAGAGGCTGTGGATATAATTGAAGGCAAATTACGGGATGCTAATTATCGCTTTGGTGGTGAAACTCTCAGGGTTCGTTTTACTCCTACTGAAGAAGATTTGATTAAAGCAGAAAAATTAGGCTCAGATTTCGCCCAAACTTTACAAAAATTCAAAAAAAATCGACCGATAACGCTGGAGTCGAGTAGTAGTTTGAGTTCAGCGCGCACCGAACAAGCGGTAAATCGTATTATTGGTTCTTTGTGTGTGGTGACTTTTCAAGAAGGGGAAAGTGATTGGGCTATTTTAACAAGTAATATTTCTCAAGCTAGTTTTACTCCACCCGGTATTATGTTTTCAGTAAGTGAAGAACAAAAAGGGCAGTTGTTTGGAGAAATCGGTAAGGGTTTTGTGGTTAATATTCTCAGAGAAGGGCGTAATGTGCGCCATTATTTTGACCCCCGTTGGGCAGTTTCTTCTCAATCCTTTACGCCGTTAGAGACTCAAAGGGCTAATAATGATTGTCTGATTTTCACTGAGGCTTTAGCTCATTTAGAATGTACTGTAGAACAAGTCATGCCTTTAGAGGGTAAGTGGTTAATTTACGCTAGGGTTAATCACGGTGATTTGTTAGAAACAAACGGAGTAACGGCTATTGTTCATTCTCATTAA
- a CDS encoding phosphate-starvation-inducible PsiE family protein, which produces MQKSFLDSPVERDSWLNLNRIVRILELIQDLIIVSLCFGLFAFMVLQIKIMFVALLTPLQFHTITADILSLLILVELFRLLIIYLKEQRISIGVAVEVSIVSVLREVFVNGVLETASTQVLATCAFLLVLGVLMTLRVWLPATFEGIDPEKKVSEKHQKRIS; this is translated from the coding sequence ATGCAAAAATCTTTTCTTGATTCACCCGTAGAAAGAGACAGTTGGTTAAACCTAAATCGTATTGTGCGAATTTTAGAGTTAATTCAAGATTTAATTATTGTTAGTCTTTGTTTCGGTTTATTTGCTTTCATGGTATTGCAAATCAAGATTATGTTTGTCGCCTTATTAACTCCTTTACAGTTTCATACGATTACTGCCGATATTCTATCTTTATTGATTTTAGTCGAATTATTTCGGTTACTCATTATCTATCTCAAAGAACAACGAATTTCTATCGGTGTTGCTGTGGAAGTCTCTATTGTTTCAGTGTTAAGGGAAGTATTTGTTAATGGTGTGTTAGAAACAGCTTCCACTCAAGTTTTGGCTACCTGTGCATTTTTACTGGTTTTGGGAGTGTTAATGACATTGAGAGTTTGGCTTCCAGCTACTTTTGAGGGAATTGATCCAGAAAAAAAGGTCTCGGAAAAACACCAAAAGAGAATAAGTTAA
- a CDS encoding diflavin flavoprotein: MVILAEKKNQAISQRLTIETVNIGDNTTAIRCLDWDRDRFDIEFGLKNGTTYNSFIIEGEKKALIDTSHGKFKSLYLETIPQLIDLSTLDYLIISHTEPDHSGLVQEILSLAPDVTVVGAKVAIEFLKNMVHQPFQTQIVKSGQQLDLGNGHQLEFVSAPNLHWPDTIFTYNHKTQTLFTCDAFGMHYCDDHTYDQEPTLLQEDFQNYYDCLMAPNARSVLGAIKRISNFDLKIIATGHGPLLKNYLADWVNSYQKWSEAQTKTQTFGAVFYSSDYGYSADIARAIALGMEKTGVGVELIEYEEIDTTETREIVSQAAGLVMGMPSQTDVKNHTILSTILASAHQKQAIGLFETGGWQDEPIYPLRNKFQEIGLTEAFPPILIKENLTPAMVKGAEEAGVDFGQWLTRDRNLKKMKSLDNNLDKALGRISGGLYIITATKGEVSSAMLASWVIQASNSPLGVAIAVAKDRAIESLLKVGDHFILNVLEEDNYQDLMKHFLKRFAPGQDRFAGVKTVQSNCGSPILAEALAYMECQVESRQDCHDHWIVYSKVKNGRVAHPCAKTAVHHRKVGNHY, encoded by the coding sequence ATGGTTATACTTGCAGAGAAAAAAAATCAAGCAATTTCCCAGAGACTAACAATAGAAACAGTCAATATTGGTGACAATACCACCGCAATCCGTTGTTTAGATTGGGATCGAGATCGTTTTGATATTGAATTTGGCTTAAAAAATGGTACAACCTATAACTCTTTTATTATTGAAGGGGAGAAAAAAGCCCTCATTGACACTTCCCATGGCAAATTCAAATCTTTATATTTAGAAACTATCCCTCAACTGATTGATTTATCCACCTTAGACTACCTAATTATCAGTCACACCGAACCAGATCACAGTGGTTTAGTTCAAGAAATTCTCTCCCTAGCGCCCGATGTCACGGTGGTGGGCGCTAAAGTTGCCATTGAATTTCTCAAAAATATGGTACATCAACCCTTTCAAACTCAAATCGTCAAAAGTGGACAGCAATTAGACCTAGGCAATGGTCATCAATTAGAATTTGTTTCTGCTCCTAATTTACATTGGCCCGATACTATTTTTACTTATAATCACAAAACCCAAACTTTATTTACTTGTGACGCTTTTGGGATGCACTATTGTGATGATCACACCTATGATCAAGAACCTACCTTATTACAAGAAGACTTCCAAAACTATTATGATTGCTTGATGGCACCCAATGCCCGATCTGTCTTAGGAGCAATTAAACGAATTAGTAATTTTGATCTAAAAATAATTGCCACAGGTCATGGTCCTTTATTAAAAAATTATCTTGCCGATTGGGTCAACTCTTATCAAAAATGGAGTGAAGCCCAAACCAAAACCCAAACTTTCGGAGCAGTATTTTATAGTTCTGATTATGGTTATAGCGCAGATATTGCTAGGGCAATTGCCTTGGGAATGGAAAAAACGGGGGTAGGGGTAGAATTAATTGAATATGAAGAAATTGACACCACCGAAACCAGAGAAATAGTCAGCCAAGCCGCCGGTTTAGTGATGGGGATGCCCTCTCAAACGGATGTCAAAAATCATACTATTTTAAGCACCATTTTAGCCTCTGCTCATCAAAAACAAGCCATAGGACTCTTTGAAACAGGAGGTTGGCAAGATGAACCAATTTATCCTTTACGCAATAAATTTCAAGAAATTGGTTTAACTGAGGCATTTCCACCGATTTTGATTAAAGAAAACCTGACTCCTGCTATGGTGAAGGGCGCTGAAGAGGCTGGAGTAGATTTTGGACAATGGCTAACCAGAGATCGCAACCTCAAAAAAATGAAATCCCTTGACAACAACTTAGATAAAGCATTAGGGCGCATCAGTGGTGGACTATATATTATTACAGCCACAAAAGGAGAGGTTTCTAGTGCCATGTTAGCCTCTTGGGTAATTCAAGCTAGTAATTCTCCCTTGGGAGTCGCCATTGCAGTGGCTAAAGATCGAGCCATTGAATCCTTACTAAAAGTCGGTGATCATTTTATCTTAAATGTCTTAGAAGAAGACAACTACCAAGACTTAATGAAACATTTTCTCAAGCGTTTTGCACCCGGACAAGATCGCTTTGCAGGGGTAAAAACCGTTCAAAGTAACTGCGGTTCACCAATTTTAGCGGAAGCCTTAGCCTATATGGAATGTCAAGTGGAGAGTCGCCAAGATTGTCACGATCATTGGATTGTTTATAGCAAAGTTAAAAATGGTCGAGTTGCTCATCCTTGCGCCAAAACCGCCGTACATCATCGCAAAGTCGGCAATCATTATTGA
- the leuC gene encoding 3-isopropylmalate dehydratase large subunit: MSKGTLFDKVWDLHTVGTLPSGQTQLFIGLHLIHEVTSPQAFAMLRERGLKVLFPARTVATVDHIVPTESQARPFADTLAEEMIQALEKNTAENGIRFYNTNSGNQGIVHVIAPEQGLTQPGMTIACGDSHTSTHGAFGAIAFGIGTSQVRDVLASQSLSLTKLKVKKIEVNGALPPGVYAKDVILHIIRTLGVNGGVGYAYEYAGTTFDAMSMEERMTVCNMSIEGGARCGYINPDQVTFDYLQGRDFAPQGEAWEGAVRWWQSIRSDDDAQYDDVVTFNAQDIEPTVTWGITPSQGIGINEHLPTVETLGEGDKEIAQEAFRYMQLQPGQPIKGIPIDVCFIGSCTNGRLSDLQEAAKFAQGHHVAQNVKAFVVPGSERVKKEAEAEGLDKIFVNAGFEWREPGCSMCLAMNPDKLQGDQISASSSNRNFKGRQGSAQGRTLLMSPAMVVAAAIHGKVSDVRELHN; the protein is encoded by the coding sequence ATGAGTAAGGGAACATTGTTTGATAAAGTTTGGGATTTGCATACCGTTGGCACGTTACCTTCTGGACAAACTCAATTATTTATCGGCTTACATTTAATTCATGAAGTAACTAGCCCTCAAGCCTTTGCGATGCTGAGAGAAAGGGGATTAAAAGTATTATTCCCAGCGCGCACCGTCGCTACCGTTGATCATATCGTGCCTACAGAAAGCCAAGCGCGCCCTTTTGCGGATACTTTAGCCGAAGAAATGATCCAAGCGCTGGAAAAAAATACCGCCGAAAACGGCATCAGATTTTATAATACTAACTCAGGCAATCAAGGTATTGTCCATGTTATCGCGCCTGAACAGGGTTTGACCCAACCGGGCATGACCATTGCTTGTGGTGACTCTCACACTTCCACCCATGGCGCTTTTGGAGCCATTGCCTTCGGTATTGGTACTTCTCAAGTGCGGGATGTGTTGGCTTCTCAAAGCCTCTCTTTAACTAAATTAAAAGTTAAAAAAATTGAGGTAAACGGCGCCCTTCCCCCCGGGGTTTACGCTAAAGATGTAATTTTACATATTATCCGCACCCTTGGCGTTAATGGTGGTGTGGGTTATGCCTATGAATACGCAGGTACTACTTTTGATGCTATGTCTATGGAAGAAAGAATGACAGTGTGCAATATGTCCATCGAGGGTGGCGCGCGCTGTGGTTACATTAACCCCGATCAAGTTACTTTTGACTATTTGCAAGGGCGTGATTTTGCACCGCAAGGGGAAGCATGGGAGGGCGCCGTGCGCTGGTGGCAAAGTATTCGCAGTGACGATGACGCGCAATATGATGACGTTGTTACTTTTAACGCTCAGGATATTGAACCCACCGTAACATGGGGCATTACACCCAGTCAAGGCATCGGTATTAATGAGCATCTTCCCACCGTAGAAACTTTAGGGGAAGGTGATAAAGAAATCGCCCAAGAAGCCTTTAGATATATGCAGTTACAGCCGGGGCAACCCATCAAAGGCATTCCCATCGATGTTTGTTTTATCGGTAGTTGCACCAACGGCAGATTAAGCGATTTACAAGAGGCTGCCAAATTTGCTCAAGGTCATCATGTGGCTCAAAACGTAAAAGCCTTTGTTGTACCCGGTTCTGAGCGTGTGAAAAAAGAAGCGGAAGCGGAAGGATTAGACAAAATTTTTGTTAATGCAGGTTTTGAATGGCGCGAACCGGGCTGTTCGATGTGTTTGGCGATGAATCCTGATAAATTGCAAGGGGATCAAATTAGTGCATCTTCTTCTAACCGCAATTTTAAAGGGCGACAGGGGAGTGCGCAGGGACGTACTTTATTGATGAGTCCGGCTATGGTGGTGGCTGCTGCCATTCATGGCAAAGTCTCAGATGTGCGAGAATTACATAATTAA
- a CDS encoding DUF4258 domain-containing protein: MKFSTALHDLIIQDSKINQVPEFVIGGNLKDENHAQRRMQPRAIDVNMIKVALAYGEFAFYSRALTWTLLDKCLRNTVYELWTGNLRGLRIIARATDTEESLMICTVYWDFDLTN, encoded by the coding sequence ATGAAATTTAGCACAGCTTTGCATGATCTCATTATCCAAGACTCGAAAATTAATCAAGTTCCTGAATTTGTCATTGGTGGCAATCTCAAAGATGAAAACCACGCTCAAAGACGAATGCAACCAAGAGCCATCGACGTCAATATGATTAAAGTGGCTTTAGCCTATGGAGAGTTTGCTTTTTATAGTCGGGCGCTCACATGGACACTACTTGATAAGTGCTTACGGAATACAGTCTATGAATTATGGACTGGTAATCTGCGCGGATTAAGAATCATTGCAAGGGCAACTGATACGGAAGAATCTTTAATGATTTGTACCGTTTATTGGGATTTTGACTTGACTAATTAA
- a CDS encoding TIGR04282 family arsenosugar biosynthesis glycosyltransferase — protein MGKKTLIVFTRYPEVGKTKTRLIPAIGAEKATILQKELTEKTLQTVLQVKEDLDLKIYFSGGNLKLFEDWLGKDLAYFPQEGKDLGEKMFSAIETNYFMSPQGAIIIGIDCPFITPDILLQGLRALDNHDMVIGEAEDGGYYLIGLRKPKKELFTNINWGTDEVFQRTMQKAKNIGLKVYNNLPVLRDIDRPEDLDYFLSQGEGRPSHYHKV, from the coding sequence ATGGGCAAAAAAACCTTAATTGTTTTTACTCGTTATCCTGAAGTCGGTAAAACAAAAACTAGATTAATTCCCGCCATTGGTGCTGAGAAAGCAACTATTTTACAAAAAGAATTAACGGAAAAGACTTTACAGACTGTTTTACAAGTTAAAGAAGATTTAGATTTAAAAATTTATTTTTCTGGTGGCAATTTAAAGTTATTTGAAGACTGGTTAGGAAAAGATTTGGCTTATTTTCCGCAAGAGGGAAAGGATTTAGGAGAAAAAATGTTTTCCGCCATAGAAACTAATTATTTTATGTCTCCACAAGGGGCAATAATTATAGGGATTGATTGTCCTTTTATTACCCCTGATATTTTATTACAAGGGTTGAGGGCGCTGGATAATCATGATATGGTAATAGGAGAAGCAGAAGATGGTGGTTATTATTTAATAGGTTTAAGAAAACCAAAAAAAGAATTATTTACCAATATTAATTGGGGAACAGATGAAGTTTTTCAGCGCACGATGCAGAAAGCAAAAAATATTGGTTTAAAGGTTTATAACAACTTACCCGTATTGCGTGATATAGATCGTCCTGAAGATTTAGATTATTTTTTGTCACAGGGTGAAGGGCGCCCTTCCCATTACCATAAAGTTTGA
- a CDS encoding winged helix-turn-helix transcriptional regulator, whose product MSSIPRANLGEMLACFRALSDPTRLKVIELLQSNEMCVGDICDVLEIAQPKLSFHLKVLRESKLLQTRQDGRWIYYRINPLQFNALSGYLTSSITEE is encoded by the coding sequence ATGTCATCAATACCAAGAGCAAACTTGGGTGAAATGTTAGCCTGTTTTCGTGCCTTATCTGACCCAACTCGACTGAAAGTGATAGAATTATTACAAAGTAATGAGATGTGTGTGGGAGATATTTGTGATGTTTTAGAAATTGCCCAACCTAAATTATCTTTCCATCTCAAAGTGTTAAGAGAGTCAAAATTATTACAAACTAGACAAGATGGGCGCTGGATTTATTACCGAATAAATCCTCTTCAATTCAATGCTTTGAGTGGCTATCTTACTTCTTCCATTACTGAGGAGTAA
- a CDS encoding DUF3782 domain-containing protein, with the protein MTTTADDVWAILAELTQAQKETDRQITRLSKEIGNLGGKWGRFVENMIAPSCETLFVSRGIPVHQVSQRVKKRLGGDILEIDVLVTNENHVLVVEVKSSLGVSDVKELIKDLQEFKRFFPEYSPHILYGAVAGIEIEEGADKYASRQGLFVLAQSGENVTIFNDDQFQPKVW; encoded by the coding sequence ATGACCACAACCGCCGATGATGTTTGGGCAATTTTAGCAGAATTAACACAAGCTCAAAAAGAAACAGATCGTCAAATCACGAGATTAAGTAAAGAAATTGGTAATCTGGGGGGAAAGTGGGGGCGCTTTGTGGAAAATATGATAGCGCCCTCCTGCGAAACCTTATTCGTTAGTCGTGGTATTCCTGTGCATCAGGTTAGTCAACGGGTTAAAAAACGTCTTGGCGGTGATATTCTCGAAATTGATGTATTGGTAACGAATGAAAATCATGTTTTAGTGGTGGAAGTGAAAAGTAGTTTGGGTGTCAGTGATGTAAAGGAATTAATTAAAGATTTACAGGAATTTAAGCGATTTTTCCCCGAATATAGTCCGCATATTCTATATGGTGCGGTGGCTGGTATTGAAATTGAGGAGGGCGCTGATAAATATGCTTCTCGTCAAGGTTTGTTTGTCTTAGCCCAAAGTGGCGAAAATGTGACTATTTTTAATGATGACCAATTTCAGCCTAAAGTATGGTAA
- a CDS encoding ATP synthase subunit I has translation MKDYYDLKNNLLIGTVVITLISFVLVWCFYNLNTSLNYLLGACVSLIYVNSLAREVQRVGVSKRSVGSTRLAMFLGLMIVTLKWDQLQILPVFLGFITYKASILFYILPVTLLQTQKK, from the coding sequence ATGAAAGATTATTACGATCTCAAAAATAATCTCTTAATCGGTACAGTAGTAATTACCCTGATTAGTTTTGTCCTAGTATGGTGCTTCTATAACCTCAATACCAGCTTAAATTATTTGCTGGGCGCTTGTGTCAGCTTAATTTATGTCAACTCCCTAGCCAGAGAAGTACAACGAGTAGGAGTATCCAAGCGTAGCGTCGGCTCAACCCGTCTAGCAATGTTTCTTGGTTTGATGATTGTTACCCTCAAATGGGATCAGCTACAAATTTTACCCGTCTTTCTCGGCTTCATAACCTATAAAGCGTCCATATTATTTTATATTTTACCTGTAACACTACTACAAACCCAAAAAAAGTGA